Proteins found in one Magnolia sinica isolate HGM2019 chromosome 5, MsV1, whole genome shotgun sequence genomic segment:
- the LOC131245560 gene encoding gibberellin 2-beta-dioxygenase 1-like: MVVLSQPALDQISFVENQKPASYPGIPTIDLSKPESKTLLVKACEEFGFFKVVNHGIPLEFIDRLEAEAVKFFSLPQPEKEKAGPANPFGYGNKRIGPNGDVGWLEYLLFQTKVNSISQRSWAISRENPEIFCSAVSDYISAVKKLACGVLESLTEGLKVEPRNIFSKLLMDEESDSIFRLNHYPPCPELKALSCNLTGFGEHTDPQIISVLRSNNTSGLQISLSDGSWVSVPPDHNSFFVIVGDSLQVMTNGRFKSVRHRVLANSFKSRVSMIYFGAPALREKIAPLPIIMEKGEESLYKEFTWCEYKKSAYKSRLADNRLGLFEKIKSKDHSLEVI, encoded by the exons atggTGGTGTTGTCCCAACCAGCATTAGATCAGATTAGTTTTGTAGAAAACCAGAAGCCCGCGTCCTACCCTGGCATTCCAACCATAGACCTGTCAAAGCCCGAGTCCAAAACTCTTCTTGTGAAAGCCTGTGAAGAGTTTGGATTCTTCAAGGTTGTCAACCATGGCATTCCATTAGAGTTCATCGATAGGTTGGAAGCTGAGGCTGTGAAGTTCTTCTCCTTACCTCAACCTGAGAAGGAAAAAGCTGGCCCTGCTAATCCGTTTGGGTATGGAAACAAGAGGATTGGACCCAATGGTGATGTGGGCTGGCTTGAGTATCTCCTCTTTCAAACCAAGGTCAATTCCATTTCTCAGAGATCTTGGGCCATTTCTAGAGAAAACCCAGAAATCTTTTG CTCTGCTGTGAGTGATTACATATCAGCTGTGAAGAAATTAGCTTGTGGAGTTCTTGAATCTTTAACTGAAGGGCTGAAGGTTGAACCAAGGAATATTTTCAGCAAGCTTCTGATGGATGAAGAGAGTGACTCTATTTTCAGGCTCAATCACTACCCTCCATGTCCTGAACTTAAAGCATTGAGTTGCAACTTAACTGGCTTTGGAGAACACACTGACCCTCAGATAATATCAGTTCTGAGATCAAACAATACATCAGGCCTTCAAATCTCTCTCAGTGATGGGAGTTGGGTTTCAGTCCCACCTGACCACAACTCCTTCTTTGTCATTGTTGGTGATTCCTTGCAG GTGATGACAAATGGTAGATTTAAGAGTGTGAGACATAGGGTTTTGGCCAACAGCTTCAAATCAAGGGTCTCAATGATTTATTTTGGTGCACCAGCTCTAAGGGAAAAGATAGCACCTTTGCCAATTATAATGGAAAAAGGAGAGGAAAGCTTGTACAAGGAATTCACATGGTGTGAATACAAGAAATCAGCCTACAAATCAAGGCTGGCTGACAATAGGCTTGGGCTGTTTGAAAAGATAAAAAGCAAAGATCATTCATTAGAGGTCATCTGA